In one Cellulomonas sp. JZ18 genomic region, the following are encoded:
- the nuoF gene encoding NADH-quinone oxidoreductase subunit NuoF, giving the protein MMTTLAPVLSAHWDADRSWTLATYEANGGYRGLRRALNMQAPDVVTMVKESGLRGRGGAGFPTGMKWGFLPPPDGGPRYLVVNADESEPGTCKDIPLMMANPQALVEGVAITSYAIGCHHAFIYVRGEVLHVYRRMLRAVEEAYAAGYLGKDVLGSGFDLDVTVHAGAGAYICGEETALLDSLEGLRGQPRLKPPFPAVAGLYARPTVVNNVESVASVPGILVGGAQWFTSMGTERSAGHGLFSLSGHVQRPGQYEAPLGITLRELLDMAGGVREGHELKFWTPGGSSTPIFTAEHLDVPLDYESVGKAGSMLGTRALQIFDETVSVVRAVTRWMAFYKHESCGKCTPCREGTFWLLQVLQRLEAGQGTSGDIDLLLDLCDNILGRSFCALGDGATSPVTSAVKYFREEFEAGTHTPADVLFPPERCALFEYTPRRRTQLAGVHA; this is encoded by the coding sequence GTGATGACGACCCTGGCACCCGTGCTCTCCGCGCACTGGGACGCGGACCGGTCCTGGACCCTGGCCACGTACGAGGCGAACGGCGGCTACCGCGGCCTGCGCCGCGCGCTGAACATGCAGGCCCCGGACGTCGTGACGATGGTCAAGGAGTCCGGTCTGCGCGGCCGTGGTGGCGCCGGCTTCCCGACCGGGATGAAGTGGGGCTTCCTGCCCCCGCCGGACGGCGGCCCGCGCTACCTCGTCGTCAACGCCGACGAGTCCGAGCCGGGCACCTGCAAGGACATCCCGCTGATGATGGCGAACCCGCAGGCGCTCGTGGAGGGCGTCGCCATCACGTCGTACGCGATCGGCTGCCACCACGCGTTCATCTACGTGCGCGGCGAGGTGCTGCACGTGTACCGCCGCATGCTGCGGGCGGTCGAGGAGGCGTACGCCGCGGGCTACCTGGGCAAGGACGTCCTGGGCTCGGGCTTCGACCTCGACGTGACGGTGCACGCCGGCGCCGGCGCGTACATCTGCGGCGAGGAGACCGCGCTGCTCGACTCGCTCGAGGGGCTGCGCGGGCAGCCGCGGCTCAAGCCGCCGTTCCCCGCGGTGGCCGGCCTGTACGCGCGGCCGACGGTCGTCAACAACGTCGAGTCCGTCGCGTCGGTGCCGGGGATCCTCGTCGGCGGCGCGCAGTGGTTCACGTCCATGGGCACCGAGCGCTCGGCGGGCCACGGCCTGTTCTCGCTGTCGGGGCACGTGCAGCGGCCCGGTCAGTACGAGGCCCCGCTCGGCATCACGCTGCGCGAGCTGCTCGACATGGCGGGCGGCGTCCGCGAGGGCCACGAGCTGAAGTTCTGGACGCCCGGCGGGTCGTCGACGCCGATCTTCACCGCCGAGCACCTCGACGTGCCGCTGGACTACGAGTCGGTGGGCAAGGCGGGGTCGATGCTCGGCACGCGCGCGCTGCAGATCTTCGACGAGACGGTGTCGGTGGTGCGCGCGGTGACGCGGTGGATGGCCTTCTACAAGCACGAGTCGTGCGGCAAGTGCACGCCGTGCCGCGAGGGCACGTTCTGGCTGCTGCAGGTGCTGCAGCGCCTCGAGGCCGGCCAGGGCACGAGCGGGGACATCGACCTGCTGCTCGACCTGTGCGACAACATCCTCGGCCGCTCGTTCTGCGCGCTCGGCGACGGGGCGACGAGCCCGGTCACGAGCGCGGTGAAGTACTTCCGGGAGGAGTTCGAGGCGGGAACGCACACGCCCGCGGACGTGCTCTTCCCGCCGGAGCGCTGCGCGCTGTTCGAGTACACGCCGCGTCGTCGCACGCAGCTCGCGGGGGTGCACGCATGA
- a CDS encoding NADH-quinone oxidoreductase subunit D, with protein MAAPHTAPHATAHVVDDQTTDVPTFEASGGDWSDIAEEAARLGEERIVVNMGPQHPSTHGVLRLMLEIDGETVTEARAGIGYLHTGIEKNMEYRTWTQGVTFCTRMDYVAPLFQEVGYCLAVEKLLGITDDVPERATVIRVLMMELNRISSHLVCLATGGNELGATTIMTVGFTAREEVLKVFELITGLRMNHAYIRPGGVAQDVPPGAIDSVREALAQMRGYFRQLEDLMLANPILQARLKDVGSLNLAACMALGITGPVLRSTGLPYDVRKAAPYCGYETYDFDVPVNDGADSWSRVLLRMEECYQSMRIVEQCLDRLVALPAGDVMVHDKKVAWPAQLAIGTDGMGNSLGHIREIMGTSMEALIHHFKLVTEGFRVPAGQVFQSVEHPRGELGVHLVSDGGTKPYRAHFRDPSFNNLQAVSMMCEGGQVADVVVAVASLDPVLGGVDR; from the coding sequence ATGGCCGCCCCCCACACCGCCCCCCACGCGACGGCCCACGTCGTCGACGACCAGACCACCGACGTCCCGACGTTCGAGGCGTCCGGCGGCGACTGGTCGGACATCGCCGAGGAGGCCGCGCGCCTCGGCGAGGAGCGCATCGTCGTCAACATGGGCCCCCAGCACCCGTCCACGCACGGCGTGCTGCGGCTCATGCTCGAGATCGACGGCGAGACCGTCACCGAGGCCCGGGCCGGCATCGGCTACCTGCACACGGGCATCGAGAAGAACATGGAGTACCGCACCTGGACCCAGGGCGTGACGTTCTGCACCCGCATGGACTACGTCGCCCCGCTGTTCCAGGAGGTCGGGTACTGCCTGGCCGTCGAGAAGCTGCTCGGCATCACGGACGACGTCCCCGAGCGGGCGACGGTCATCCGGGTGCTGATGATGGAGCTCAACCGGATCTCGTCCCACCTCGTCTGCCTCGCCACCGGCGGCAACGAGCTCGGTGCGACGACGATCATGACGGTCGGCTTCACGGCCCGCGAGGAGGTCCTCAAGGTCTTCGAGCTGATCACCGGCCTGCGCATGAACCACGCGTACATCCGCCCGGGCGGGGTCGCGCAGGACGTGCCGCCGGGCGCGATCGACTCCGTGCGCGAGGCGCTGGCGCAGATGCGCGGCTACTTCCGCCAGCTCGAGGACCTCATGCTGGCCAACCCGATCCTGCAGGCCCGCCTGAAGGACGTCGGCTCGCTCAACCTCGCCGCGTGCATGGCCCTCGGCATCACCGGGCCCGTGCTGCGCTCGACCGGCCTGCCGTACGACGTGCGCAAGGCGGCGCCGTACTGCGGGTACGAGACGTACGACTTCGACGTCCCGGTGAACGACGGCGCCGACTCCTGGTCCCGCGTGCTGCTGCGGATGGAGGAGTGCTACCAGTCGATGCGCATCGTCGAGCAGTGCCTCGACCGGCTGGTTGCGCTGCCCGCGGGCGACGTGATGGTGCACGACAAGAAGGTCGCGTGGCCGGCGCAGCTCGCCATCGGCACCGACGGCATGGGCAACTCGCTCGGGCACATCCGGGAGATCATGGGCACCTCGATGGAGGCCCTGATCCACCACTTCAAGCTGGTGACGGAGGGGTTCCGCGTGCCGGCCGGCCAGGTGTTCCAGTCGGTCGAGCACCCGCGCGGCGAGCTCGGCGTGCACCTGGTCTCCGACGGCGGCACCAAGCCGTACCGCGCGCACTTCCGCGACCCGTCGTTCAACAACCTGCAGGCCGTCTCGATGATGTGCGAGGGCGGGCAGGTGGCCGACGTCGTCGTCGCCGTCGCGTCGCTCGACCCGGTGCTGGGAGGGGTGGACCGCTGA
- a CDS encoding NADH-quinone oxidoreductase subunit G — MTITTPNRRTDAPATDATPLVPAAPPVREPEPEATVTFEIDGLETTVPKGTLVIRAAERLGIQIPRFCDHPLLAPAGACRQCLVEVWAPGRDGNLAKMPKPQASCTLEATPGMQVKTQHTSPEADKAQHGVMELLLINHPLDCPVCDKGGECPLQNQAMSNGRATTRFVDVKRTFPKPIAVSTQILLDRERCVLCQRCTRFSEEVAGDVWIDLQKRGAQQQIGTFDTEVLGFAGETPVGAATLDTSGRPFSSYFSGNTVQICPVGALTSAAYRFRARPFDLVSTPGIAEHDSNGSAIRVDHRRGVVLRRLAGEDPAVNQEWVTDKDRFAFRWQSAADRITTPMVRRPQGDGTRGPLEPCSWAEALDTAAAGLQAAVEAGAGVGVLPGGRLTLEDAYAYAKLARVALRTNDVDHRARPHSAEEEAFLGHVVAGRTLQVTFADLVAAPAVLCVAYEPEEEGGVVFLRLRERVVAGRTRVLSVAALASRGLERLDGTLLPAAPGTEPEVLDAIEDGADEPLLADAAAALAGEGAVVLVGERAAEVPGLLSAVVRLTARTGARLAWVPRRAGERGAVEAGTLPGLLPGGRPVSDSAARVDMAAVWGVDELPATPGRSADAILAAAAERRLGALVVGGVDPADHADPRLARTALDAVPFLVSLEVRASEVTDRADVVLPVAPPVERPGTYVTWEGRPRPFAQALTSTALPDHRVLDRLADALGVELGLGTLAAVHAELDQLGGWDGARVPAPDVPSAEPPPVPPGHAVLATWHQLLDAGRLQDGEPYLAGTAKRPLARVSAATAAAAGLVDGGEVEVATERGSLTVPVQVTDMPDHVVWLPTNARGCAVRDVLGAGAGTVVRLAAARPVGTQHAAAPSTGPVTGDTADAVSGVRIDEGERA, encoded by the coding sequence ATGACCATCACGACCCCGAACCGGCGCACCGACGCGCCGGCGACGGACGCCACGCCGCTCGTGCCCGCCGCGCCGCCCGTGCGCGAGCCGGAGCCCGAGGCGACCGTCACGTTCGAGATCGACGGCCTCGAGACGACCGTGCCCAAGGGCACCCTCGTGATCCGTGCCGCCGAGCGCCTCGGCATCCAGATCCCGCGGTTCTGCGACCACCCGCTGCTCGCCCCGGCGGGCGCGTGCCGGCAGTGCCTCGTCGAGGTCTGGGCGCCCGGACGCGACGGCAACCTCGCGAAGATGCCGAAGCCGCAGGCGTCCTGCACGCTCGAGGCCACCCCGGGCATGCAGGTCAAGACGCAGCACACGTCGCCCGAGGCGGACAAGGCGCAGCACGGCGTCATGGAGCTGCTGCTCATCAACCACCCGCTCGACTGCCCCGTCTGCGACAAGGGCGGCGAGTGCCCCCTGCAGAACCAGGCGATGAGCAACGGTCGCGCCACGACCCGGTTCGTCGACGTCAAGCGCACGTTCCCGAAGCCGATCGCCGTGTCGACGCAGATCCTGCTCGACCGTGAGCGGTGCGTCCTGTGCCAGCGCTGCACCCGGTTCTCCGAGGAGGTCGCCGGCGACGTCTGGATCGACCTGCAGAAGCGCGGCGCGCAGCAGCAGATCGGCACGTTCGACACCGAGGTGCTCGGCTTCGCCGGCGAGACGCCCGTGGGCGCGGCGACGCTGGACACCAGCGGGCGGCCGTTCTCGTCCTACTTCTCGGGGAACACCGTCCAGATCTGCCCCGTCGGGGCGCTCACGTCCGCCGCGTACCGGTTCCGCGCACGGCCGTTCGACCTCGTGTCCACGCCCGGCATCGCGGAGCACGACAGCAACGGGTCGGCGATCCGCGTGGACCACCGCCGTGGCGTCGTCCTGCGGCGCCTCGCGGGCGAGGACCCGGCCGTCAACCAGGAGTGGGTCACCGACAAGGACCGCTTCGCGTTCCGCTGGCAGTCCGCCGCCGACCGGATCACCACCCCGATGGTGCGCCGCCCGCAGGGCGACGGGACGCGCGGCCCGCTCGAGCCGTGCAGCTGGGCCGAGGCGCTTGACACCGCGGCGGCGGGGCTGCAGGCGGCGGTCGAGGCCGGCGCCGGCGTCGGTGTGCTGCCGGGCGGCCGCCTCACGCTCGAGGACGCGTACGCGTACGCCAAGCTCGCGCGGGTCGCGCTGCGCACCAACGACGTGGACCACCGCGCACGCCCGCACTCGGCGGAGGAGGAGGCCTTCCTCGGTCACGTCGTCGCCGGGCGCACCCTCCAGGTGACGTTCGCCGACCTGGTGGCCGCACCCGCGGTGCTGTGCGTCGCGTACGAGCCGGAGGAGGAGGGCGGCGTCGTCTTCCTGCGGCTGCGCGAGCGCGTCGTCGCCGGCCGCACGCGCGTGCTGTCCGTCGCCGCGCTCGCGAGCCGCGGCCTCGAGCGGCTCGACGGCACGCTGCTCCCGGCCGCCCCCGGGACGGAGCCGGAGGTCCTCGACGCGATCGAGGACGGCGCCGACGAGCCGCTGCTCGCCGACGCCGCGGCCGCCCTGGCCGGCGAGGGCGCGGTCGTGCTCGTCGGCGAGCGCGCCGCCGAGGTGCCCGGGCTGCTCTCGGCGGTCGTGCGCCTGACCGCCCGCACGGGGGCACGCCTCGCGTGGGTGCCGCGCCGCGCGGGCGAGCGGGGCGCGGTCGAGGCCGGCACGCTGCCGGGCCTGCTGCCCGGCGGCCGCCCCGTGAGCGACTCCGCGGCGCGTGTCGACATGGCCGCGGTGTGGGGCGTGGACGAGCTGCCGGCGACGCCCGGACGCAGCGCCGACGCCATCCTCGCCGCCGCGGCCGAGCGGCGCCTGGGTGCCCTCGTCGTCGGCGGCGTGGACCCCGCGGACCACGCGGACCCGCGGCTCGCGCGCACCGCGCTCGACGCGGTGCCGTTCCTCGTCTCGCTCGAGGTCCGGGCGTCGGAGGTGACCGACCGGGCGGACGTCGTCCTGCCGGTGGCCCCGCCCGTCGAGCGGCCCGGCACGTACGTGACCTGGGAGGGACGGCCGCGGCCGTTCGCCCAGGCGCTGACCAGCACGGCGCTGCCGGACCACCGCGTGCTCGACCGGCTGGCCGACGCGCTCGGCGTGGAGCTCGGTCTCGGGACCCTCGCGGCCGTGCACGCCGAGCTCGACCAGCTCGGCGGGTGGGACGGCGCGCGCGTGCCCGCCCCGGACGTGCCGAGCGCCGAGCCGCCGCCGGTGCCGCCGGGCCACGCCGTGCTCGCGACGTGGCACCAGCTGCTCGACGCGGGCCGGCTCCAGGACGGCGAGCCGTACCTCGCCGGGACCGCGAAGCGCCCGCTGGCCCGCGTGTCCGCCGCCACCGCGGCGGCCGCCGGGCTCGTCGACGGCGGCGAGGTCGAGGTGGCCACCGAGCGCGGGTCGCTCACCGTGCCGGTGCAGGTCACGGACATGCCCGACCACGTCGTGTGGCTGCCGACGAACGCGCGGGGCTGCGCCGTGCGCGACGTGCTCGGTGCCGGCGCGGGGACGGTCGTGCGGCTCGCGGCGGCGCGTCCCGTCGGCACGCAGCACGCCGCCGCCCCGTCCACCGGCCCGGTGACCGGGGACACCGCCGACGCGGTGTCCGGCGTGCGGATCGACGAGGGGGAGCGGGCATGA
- a CDS encoding NADH-quinone oxidoreductase subunit B family protein, translated as MGIEEAPSGFLLTTVEDLVGYFRKGSLWPVTFGLACCAIEMMATGASRYDISRFGMEVFRASPRQADLMIVAGRVSQKMAPVVRQVYDQMAEPKWVLSMGVCASSGGMFNNYAIVQGVDHIVPVDIYLPGCPPRPEMLTHAILALHDQIQNAPLGVNRKEAAAAAEAAALEATPTSHMTGLLR; from the coding sequence ATGGGCATCGAGGAGGCACCCTCGGGCTTCCTGCTGACGACGGTCGAGGACCTCGTCGGCTACTTCCGCAAGGGCTCGCTGTGGCCGGTGACGTTCGGGCTGGCGTGCTGCGCGATCGAGATGATGGCGACGGGTGCGAGCCGGTACGACATCTCCCGCTTCGGCATGGAGGTGTTCCGCGCGTCGCCGCGCCAGGCCGACCTCATGATCGTCGCGGGTCGGGTGAGCCAGAAGATGGCGCCCGTCGTCCGGCAGGTCTACGACCAGATGGCCGAGCCCAAGTGGGTCCTGTCGATGGGCGTCTGCGCGTCCAGCGGCGGCATGTTCAACAACTACGCGATCGTGCAGGGCGTCGACCACATCGTCCCGGTGGACATCTACCTGCCCGGCTGCCCGCCGCGGCCGGAGATGCTCACGCACGCGATCCTGGCGCTGCACGACCAGATCCAGAACGCGCCCCTGGGCGTGAACCGCAAGGAGGCCGCGGCCGCCGCCGAGGCCGCCGCGCTCGAGGCCACGCCGACGTCCCACATGACGGGCCTGCTCCGGTGA
- the nuoE gene encoding NADH-quinone oxidoreductase subunit NuoE, whose amino-acid sequence MSVEHEVPGARVPGARHATGYDDATRERLAADAAAIMARYPQERSALLPMLHLVQSEDGYVSPRGIAFCAAQLGLTTAEVSAVATFYTQFKRHPNGTYTVGVCTNTLCAVMGGDAIWEELTEHLGVDHDETTEDGAITLERIECNAACDYAPVVMVNWEFFDDQTPDSARDVVDRLRAGERVAPTRGASSVCSFKEMSRVLAGFPDGRADEGVGAGPATLRGTLLAKEKGWRAPDFPDVAHVEGQVSPSGGAPADQAQPEESKPAATGAGPTPAGQQPGADPKVGAEESSAQRPPTTPSDASPEGQQRRQRSDDAKES is encoded by the coding sequence ATGTCCGTCGAGCACGAGGTCCCGGGCGCACGCGTGCCGGGCGCCCGGCACGCCACCGGGTACGACGACGCGACGCGCGAGCGCCTCGCCGCCGACGCCGCGGCGATCATGGCGCGCTACCCGCAGGAGCGGTCGGCGCTGCTGCCGATGCTGCACCTGGTGCAGTCCGAGGACGGCTACGTCAGCCCGCGCGGCATCGCGTTCTGCGCCGCGCAGCTGGGTCTGACCACGGCCGAGGTCTCGGCGGTCGCGACGTTCTACACGCAGTTCAAGCGCCACCCCAACGGCACGTACACGGTCGGCGTCTGCACGAACACGCTGTGCGCGGTCATGGGCGGCGACGCGATCTGGGAGGAGCTCACCGAGCACCTCGGGGTCGACCACGACGAGACGACCGAGGACGGCGCGATCACGCTCGAGCGCATCGAGTGCAACGCGGCGTGCGACTACGCCCCCGTCGTGATGGTCAACTGGGAGTTCTTCGACGACCAGACGCCGGACTCGGCGCGCGACGTCGTCGACCGGCTGCGCGCCGGCGAGCGGGTCGCGCCGACGCGCGGGGCGTCGTCGGTGTGCTCCTTCAAGGAGATGAGCCGGGTGCTGGCCGGGTTCCCCGACGGGCGCGCGGACGAGGGCGTCGGCGCGGGCCCCGCGACGCTGCGCGGCACGCTCCTGGCCAAGGAGAAGGGGTGGCGTGCCCCCGACTTCCCCGACGTCGCGCACGTCGAGGGGCAGGTCTCGCCGTCGGGCGGTGCACCCGCCGACCAGGCGCAGCCGGAGGAGAGCAAGCCCGCCGCGACCGGCGCCGGCCCGACGCCCGCCGGTCAGCAGCCCGGCGCCGACCCCAAGGTCGGCGCGGAGGAGTCCAGCGCCCAGCGCCCGCCGACGACGCCGTCCGACGCGTCGCCGGAGGGGCAGCAGCGCCGGCAGCGCAGCGACGACGCGAAGGAGTCGTGA
- a CDS encoding NADH-quinone oxidoreductase subunit C produces MPAGEKADAAAAVKPGAGTTAPDAAVAQQTSAAALEAGSQNVRGDVDLAAARTPLEIVDVRTGMFGATGSGDTSGYGGLVRTIAMPGPSERPYGGWFDEVVDVLAEVLDESGTGFANAVEYVTVDREELTLHVRREHVVEVARALRDDPDLRFELSLGVSGVHFPHETGRELHAVYHVVSVTHGRRLRFEVAVAEADPHIPSTTSVYPANDWHERETWDFFGIVFDGHPGLARIEMPDDWPGHPQRKDYPLGGIPVEYKGASVPPPDQRRSYS; encoded by the coding sequence GTGCCGGCGGGGGAGAAGGCGGACGCCGCGGCGGCCGTGAAGCCCGGCGCCGGGACCACGGCCCCGGACGCCGCGGTCGCGCAGCAGACGTCCGCGGCCGCGCTGGAGGCCGGGTCGCAGAACGTGCGCGGTGACGTCGACCTGGCGGCGGCGCGCACGCCGCTGGAGATCGTGGACGTGCGCACCGGCATGTTCGGCGCGACGGGTTCGGGCGACACGTCCGGGTACGGCGGGCTCGTGCGCACGATCGCGATGCCCGGTCCGAGCGAGCGCCCGTACGGCGGCTGGTTCGACGAGGTCGTGGACGTGCTGGCCGAGGTCCTCGACGAGTCCGGGACCGGCTTCGCGAACGCCGTCGAGTACGTGACGGTCGACCGCGAGGAGCTCACGCTGCACGTGCGGCGCGAGCACGTCGTCGAGGTCGCCCGCGCCCTGCGCGACGACCCCGACCTGCGGTTCGAGCTGAGCCTGGGCGTCAGCGGCGTGCACTTCCCGCACGAGACGGGACGCGAGCTGCACGCCGTCTACCACGTCGTGTCGGTGACGCACGGGCGCCGGCTGCGCTTCGAGGTCGCGGTGGCCGAGGCCGACCCGCACATCCCGTCGACCACGTCGGTGTACCCGGCGAACGACTGGCACGAGCGCGAGACCTGGGACTTCTTCGGGATCGTCTTCGACGGCCACCCGGGGCTCGCGCGGATCGAGATGCCCGACGACTGGCCGGGCCACCCGCAGCGCAAGGACTACCCCCTCGGGGGCATCCCGGTCGAGTACAAGGGCGCTTCCGTGCCGCCCCCGGACCAGCGGAGGTCGTACAGCTGA